AATACAAGCaatcatttcatccataaatgCTGTTTCTGGTTCTCCAACAAATCTAGCACTGCAGTGTAACAAATGTCTTGCAATTCAGGGATATAAAAATAATCAGCTTTAAAATCTGAACTGTACAGTATGTACATTAATATTTGCACCGTTAAATTAGGAATACACTTAAGTCTATGAAATACTACATTATAAATAGCAACGTCTTTTTCAATCTGGAGCTGGAGCTAATACAATGCAGCGTTTACCTGGCTAACTGAAAGGGGACGAGGTGGCCTCACACGATGGGATGCACAGTATTGGCTGGGTCAGCGTGACTACGTGCATGCCGCACAACAAGACAGACTGATCAGGACCTGGGCCAACCTGGTGTAGACAAAGGACACACACTATCACTTTACAAAGGTGGCGGGAGTTCTCCATTGTCTAAAATCAACACCCCCGTCCAATCACCTCCTGACAGTCTCTTGAGGATTGGAGACCAAAACCGCTACATAGGGCTGTAATGCACCTGACAGGCACAAGATGTGGCATCAACCTGGCACCATCCAAGGAGGGCAAACTGGAGAAATCACACCTTCCAAAGGTTAATCTGACACTGTAAACAGCAGCAGGGGTCTCATTTACATGGGCAAAGCACTTCAAACTATTTTAGCAACTTTCCtatgaagaaaaaagataggATTCAAGATGGTTAATGGCAGTTTAAACATGATCCCCACAGCTACTAGgttaagaaataatacagttttTGCCCTTGTGTCCCTTTTTCTTCTTGGATTTAGTTGTCCTCTGACCAAACTGAGGAGTGGGGAGTGCAGAAGTTGGGCTCGAAAGGTCATCTGTATAGTAGGCGTATCTCTGTGGCCGGGGTTGAGGAATTGGTTGTCCAAGAAAATATCCTTCTTCTTCTGAgtcggaggaggaggaggtggaagagcACCAGGAATCATCGTCCTCACCGTAGAGTCCCAGAAACCTAGGCACTCCTGGGTTCTGCAGTGCGTAATCGGAGGTGGCATGGGCGTACTGTCCATACAGATCAGCATTCTGGATGTATGCTTGGATTTCCCGGGCACTTTTATTCTGTATAAATTTCTCGTAGTTATCAGGGGTGTAAAGCCGCAGTCTGTCCTTGGGagagtattttctttctgtgaccAGATTCAAGGCATTGTCAGAGCGGGACTTCCTACTTCTCCTGCGGCGATGGTGATGAGACCGGGATCCCCTCTCTTCAAAATGGTAGACCCGTCTTCGAGTCCTTTCACTCATCGGAGGCTGCCGGATTTCAATGTTGTCATAGTTTCCATTGTCAATGACATCATCTGAAAACTTGACCTGCTGTGGTCTGGATTGAGACTTGGATCTTCTCAGTACTGGCAGATGTACTACCGGTTTCTCCTCAGGCATGATTTTTTCTGGACACAACTCTGAACTTAGACTCTTCAAGGACTCTGCGCTCCTGTGCAACATGGAAGAGTTCAAAGTCCCCATATTGCTCATTTTCTCACAATcttctgcctccatttcctcaaagTTTTGCAGGGAATATAATGAGGGTCTTGGCTTGCTTTCTCCATCCACTGAAGCCCCTAGAAGAAAAGTCAAGACAAAATGTGATCTTCTGACAATTACTACACACAAGCTACTGAAAGGAAGCATCTCAAAGAAAATTCTCCCAAGTGTCAATGTTTGATTAACACCCACTAGGTAAAACCAACATGCACTTGAGAAGGTTTGACTTTTATCATCGATACAGGGGGCATAGCCTCTTACAAGCCCAGCTCTTTTGTGGCCAGACATTAGTTATAGCACATGTCACGAgcagcaaacattttaaaacttctccaCATGTAGAACGTGACACACAGAAGCTTCTGCCTCGTGATACATTAAAGCCAGACTACTTCACTTGAACATCTCTCAAATCAATCCCTTCCTTTGCATCCACATGGCCACAGTTAACGATCCTTTTATACCTAGCTTAGTGGTCAGCAAACCACAGCCCAAGGGCCACATCTGGCCCACAGCCTATTTGTGGATAAAGTTtcactggaacacagccacacctatTCACTTACACATGGTCTATCGTTGCTTTCTGCAGTGACAGAGTTGAATGGCtgcaacagagactgtatgaTCTAAAAAGTGCTATCTAGCCCTTTACAGGAGAAGTTTGCCAAGCCCTGACACCTAGATCATCAGATCCAGTCTTCTTCCCCCTTTACCTCTGTAACATATGCCACTCTCagattaattttactttaataaagCTCTTCTCAAAACGGATATTGCTCTCCTTTTTTAATAGGGCCCAGGCAagtcaaaacaagtaaatataacCCAGCAGACTGTAAGTGACTAGGGCATGGTACAGACTATTGTCACCTAGAGACTACATAACTTCCTACTTTCTAGAGGGAGCCTGTTTCTCAGCCCATTATTGTCAAGGAATGTCAGCCCTAACACTTTGTGTACCCAATGAGGTCTGTTTTTGATACTAAGTGTTAAAACACAGAGCCCAGCAAACAGGATATGCTTAATTCAGTCCCACCCACATTCTTCAACTCCCCTTTATTGTTGGCCTGCCTCATCTTTGACAAGTCCAACAGAAACTAGGAGGGTAGCTAGCTGTCTTAATTCCTTCTTGCCAGGGTTATTTCTGGCACAGGGCAGCCAGTAAAGCCTTTCCTGCCTATATTACAGTAACATAACCTTTATGAAAGGACTGAATATTATCAGTTGGACTATAAAACTAGCCACAGCCTTTGCTAGCCACGGACCAGTAATATTTCTGTGTTCAAAGACTTAACGCAAATGTGACATTCAGGAGGGGGTGGGTTCCAGACTCAGTCGTGCCTTTAAAAACCTATGTAAAGTCAGGCATTTAGCCTCTTGGTGATTtaagtttcctcatgtgtaacaCATACTAAGTAATACCCACTTGATACAGCTCAGGATCATTTTAAGGATAAAATGTAGATAACTGATACGAATatgctttgaaaacattaaaatgaaattattttttaatctgcatAAAAAACATTCAGCTATTTTTGAGCTATCTGTTGCCAGTGGgcaattcagaaaaatataaaagatgccATGAGCTTATAAAGCACACATGCTGATTTTAGCATCTTGAAATTCCTACAGCAAATCTTAAGAGCACAGGATCTTTCAGACACAGATACAGACTCCATTATCCACATAAAtcaatttcctcctctttaaaataaggataataccTATTCAAGAAGCTTCTATTAAACACGTATGCTCACATTTATTTTGTTAGCGTTTGGCGTTCGATGTAaacttcttccttcccttggtCTACAGTTTTTCGTAACATGGGCCCTACTGCTGAACTGTAGTTTGTAGAATAAATTTTTTAGTGGCTCTTTTTTCCAAAAACCCCATAATCCCTAGATTGCGTACCTGTGATGTTAGATAAAGCCAAAGAATCCATAGAATCTCGAACACTTTGCTCTGGTTTCAAGTCTGACAAACACTCCAGGGAATCTTCATACCAGTGTGTTTGATCGTGATTATAGCCTGAAGCCCCATGGTCCAGATCCAATTCCTGGAGCCTTCTACTGCTtgcagggcctgggtggctgcCATAAGCAGAATCGCCTAGTCCATCTTGTGACTGTGCCCAATACATATCAGACTGGTATTTTTTACTTGCAAGGCTCTGGTTATTTTGCTTTAACTCAGTCTTATTTTTAACCATGTTATCAGATATCCAGTGCTCACTGGCTCGTATATCTAGCTCACTGGGCGGCTGCTGAAAGAGGCTTTTATCACCAAACTTGAGGAGGAGCTGCGTCATATAATCTTCATGCTCAGCCCATTCTTCAGGGTCTTCTGGGGTTTCGTGCTCCACTCTGCCTTTCCAAAATTCTTCATTGACGAAACCTCCCTGCCTGGCGAGACTCAGATCCTCCAATTTCCGAGAAAGGGTGTCATCAGCATTGCCTGATAGGCCAGGAAACTTGTAGTTTAGAGCAGGCGACAAAAGAAGAGACTGTCTACACTGATCTGCTGACCGACTGCTCTTGCCCATCCGGACACTTCTTCTAGAGTCTCTTGATCGAGCTGACTGAAATGCAGAGTCAGAAGAATCAGAGGCATGGACGTCTTCACCAAGGCTGCATGTTTTCGAGCAATAAATCTGACCTTGTTTGGGAAGGAAGGGACACCCCAACAAAGAAGCTTTACACTGGGCACAAGAAAAGCAGGCTTCTGTAGCATGCCAGTGCTGCCCATCATAGGTCATCTGTGCATGGTCGACACCTGTTTTGAAGAAGGACAGAGTAGGAGGTTACAGTTCAATcttgaaataaaggaagaaaaagacaagaatgttTGTATGGGGGAACTCTAAAAGGTGATGGAAATGTCTGTATCTTGAAAGGGCTGTGGGTCACACATGTACAGTTAATTGTCATTATTCACAGATCCCATATTTTTGAATTTgccataattttttaatttgcctaCTTGCTAAAATGTATCTATACCCGCAGAATCAATACTTGCAGAGCTTTCAGGGTTATTTGCTGACAGGTGCAGAATGATGAAAAATTTGAGTCAACTGATGTGCCATGTTCCCAAGCTGAGGTCAAACAACCGACGCTCTGTCGTTTGTCTCTGCGCTCATACTATAACAGCTGACAGAGCCATGGTCGATTTCTGCaaagttttctttgcatttttggGCTTTGTGTTGATTCCGCTGTTTAAAAGGGTTCCCAAGCATAGTGCTGAAGTGCTGTATACTGTCCCTAAGctcaagaaggctgtgatgtgccgtATAGAGCACGTAAGTGTGTCAGATCTAGCAGCGTCATTCAGGCATGAGCTACAGTGCTCTTGGCTACGAGTTCAATATTAGTGAATCAGTATACACTAAATAAGGTGTGTTTAAACTAAGACATACATGAAACAAGATTATCTGTTGAGCAGTTCATGAAAATGTGACCAGAGCCTTGCAGGACCCCAACCCTGCAAGGAGCAATGTCCCCGAGGAGCAATGGTCCAGTAACTCAGGCAACTTTATAGAACACAACCATCGCAAATAATGACAGCTGACTACATATCCATTGTCAAAACTCCTCAAActaaaacatttaagatctgtACATGCCCCTGTAAGTTCTACAAAACAAACCCACACAGAGACTGGACAATCATAGGCCGGCTACGCACTTACCGATGTGCTCCCCACAGGTCTCACAGTACTCTGCATAGAGAGACTCAAAACAGCCGCAGCAGAATGGGCGGCCATCCTTCATGATGTATCTCTGTCCCCCCAGGACCGTTTCACACTCAAGGCAGCAGAAGTGTTTCATGTGCCAATGGCGACCCTCAGCTTCTGTGCACTCATCAgcaaaaattatctttaaaaagaaatgggatgAAAAGATCATGGTGAGCTCTTCTAGAGGCCAATTAACTGCATGTTTTCTGGACAACTGATAGACATTGGCTCTTAAAGAAATCACTTAACTAGCTAACCTTGGTTCTTATAGCCTCAGGCTCACATCTTACTTGATTTAGAtatgaaataaaagcatgaattgaaaatgttgaaaaagagaaACTCAGTGCTTGCTTAAACTtacaacaaaaaacagatttttacGTAGGAGATCATTCATTTGGTCATATTTTTGCTCTCCAGTCACACTTTGTTGGCATAATCTGGCAAAGAATACATTAACATTGAAATAATTTAGTAGTCTGTATTTTGATACTTAACTCATAAAAATGTCTGCAGAATCAGCAGTTACAGCTATCCAGATGCTGTGCTGTGTGAACAGCACGTGTAGATAATGTTTCATTTGACCCGGTGGTCATCTCCAgattaaagactttattttttataattttggtttcaaagaaatttcaaattgcatattattgaaaaaaactaaaaacataaatgtataaaagCAAGCACTGAAAGTTAACTGTCACTGATTGAAGGAGACTGAGGAGATACAGAATAAATGCAATAAGGTACCCTGGATTCGATCTTGGAATAGAAAAGAGACACTAGCAGAAAAACtggaaatctaaataaagtctGTAGTTAATGGTATTatgccaatgttaatttcttagttttgatgcATATACCATGGCTAGGTAGGATATTAACAATAAGGGAAGCTGGGAGAGGGTCTACAGAACTCTCTGTCATCTCTTCAAgtcttctgtaaatctaaaattactttaaaataaaaagcttaaaaaaaattcctttcacaCCACCATCCCTTCCCACATGCCCCAGGGGTAACCACTGTTAACTCAGTGTATGTCTTTCCATACTAGTTCTGAgtgtatacagatatatacacaaTCTCGACTTACTCTCCctttatttaacaaaaagaagATTGTCTACTACTTAATATTCTTGCAACTGGTTTTCTTCTCCCACAATCCATCAAGGACATCCTACTTATCAATGCACAAACACACCTGCTGCCTTCTCTTTATTAGCTGcatattattccattatatgaatgtacaagattatcttaaaaatatctaGACAGCAAAAGCAGgagatatttatattttgcttagATGTGAACAGTGGAATACTGGCTTACTAGAAGCTTATTTTTTCCAGTGTTAAgggataaacttttttttttttttttttttacctcatcaCATGCTGAACACCGTGGTTTGAGCAGTTCAGCATGGTGCCTGCCACAGTGAATTTTTCCATCCTGATAAAAATAGATGAGGTCGACCAGCAGCTCGTTGCACGTGTAGCAGACAAAACAGGAAGGGTGCCAGCACACTCCAGGGCCCGCACGAGAGGCAAACACTGCAATTTCACCTCCATTTATCTTCAACCCacactaaaaacaaaaggatTTGAAATTTAGATGATCCTTCTTTAAGAACTGGATGCTCAGCCTTTCCTACTTTACACTAAATTCCATTTTGTCAAGAAAGCTTTTATTTGTGGCCCCTCCTGTTAGTGATTAAATAGCTCTTTAATGCTGGATTATTTCTGATTCTTAACTGGAATGAACATGCCTCAGATATATTACCACACTAGACTGTTTCTAAGAATGGTTTCATCCAAGTCACATGAAGAGTCCTTTTCCTGAGCCAGCCTCCTATTGGATACATTTCCTACTCTGAGCCAGGAAGTGTCTGAACGTCTTCATTCTGTTTCTGCAGTTTTGAACAGTGGGTGTACCCCAGCACCTCTCTCCATGCCCAGATTTCACCTGATGTTTACACAAGGGCAGACTGAGTCCCCCTGTCAGTTATAAACATTAATGTCCACTTAATAAAAAGCTAGGCTGCCTTTTATGTTTTGGAGGCTTTTAGGGCCCACACCTGTGCTGGCCCGGTCACCTACCCCCAACCATACTCCATCCACGTCACTACCACAAGCTACTACTCATCCTTGGAAAGTGCTACCTGTTCGCACACGGCGTGCATCACTGCTCTGGACAAAAGTTTAATCGTTCCTCTTCCTagtgcttctttcttcctttgagcACTGAACACCTGcaattctttcttctcctcttcacTCAGCGACTGGCAATACCGCAccttcagagagaagaaaacagaagcaccACCCTGGAGCACCCAGTCTCCCTCACCAATTCAGTATTTCCAGGGTTAGAGTTTCGGCAAAGAGCAAGTTTAACTGGCCTGCCCCATAAatccccaatttaaaaatggcactGTACCTTTAAAATGACATCAAATCTTATAGCCTCTCCAACAAAAGGGAAATGCAATTTgaaggatctttttttaaaaaaataaggagtgTTTAAACTTTTATCagagacacttaaaaaaactGGAAGACATTAACCTTTCTACAAAAGGTTTAAACTTGTTAATTGCCACTTTCACTCTCCATTCTACAGGCACTCCACTGCAGGGCCAGCCCTAACTACCAGAAAGCACTGACTCTAGATGAAGGGGCAGGGAAATCTCAGGAATTTATAGGTTCCTGATAAGTGGTGGGTGGCTGCAAACACTATAAAAAACAACTTGTTGTTAAGTTTATTGCACTGacacccttttctctctcaaagaatggAAAGCTGTATTCTCAAGGCAAATTTTAACTGAAGAAAGGCAAAAGAGCCCTGGCCAGTGAGAAGGTAGGGTTTATGAGAGGCAGCTCAATGTTTagggtgtattttttttctttaaattaggcTGCTTCCTGTTATTTTACCTCATTATCATGTGGTGGCAACTGGTACAAGAGCTGTTTAATTCGATGTTTCTCTCCAGGGCTGTTAACATAAGGAACCTTTTCCTCTGGTAAGCAAGCAAAATAGAGCTGGATCTGGGTAAGAGATGAAAAACAAGGACATCAGCATACCGGAAGTGAACATCTTAGGTTACATTCCATCTTAGAAAGTTACCTTTCTCTTTAGGTACAGGGTTTGGCCTCTTGTAGCTAATGAGAAGACCAGCTGAGCCAACTCAGCAGAACTGCAAATCTTCAGATAGCTAGCATCCAGCTGCTAAATTGCTCTTCAGGAATGTAATTTGTAGTGACAATTAGGGGCATCATAAATTATGCACCATAAAATGTGCACACTTAATGCTACTATTCCTCAGCCTATCTCCCTAGGGTCAGCCAAGAAAGAATGCCGGGTGAGTGCTGCATATGACCACACAGGCTGTGTGACGCCGCCCAAAACCCAGACACTACACAAGCACACTCAATTTGCTCTCTGAATTTTACACGTCACAAAGACAAAAGCTGTTTTGTTAAACTGTGTAAACTCTCCCTTATCAGGTTCTCTCAAGCATCAGCTTTCTTTGCTTCCATGGGTGTTATTTTCTAAATACCCGGAGTCCGTTTCCCCACGGAAACTGGAGGGGGGCCATACTGAGCTGTACTGAGGTCACTTTGAAAGGAGaactccatttctgttttttttttcccccatggtaTTTCAAGGTATATCCCTTAATGCATGTAGAGTACTTTGCAGTGCTGAGAATCAAGGTGGTTTGAGGGGAAAAGATCAGGGAACTAGGGGCTTGTCTGCTTCAGTTTATCTTTCTATCACATAAAACGTACCCAATCGTAAGCTGAAAGAAGGGGTTTTCTGCTAGTAAGTAGTCAAAATATTGCTTTCCTAACCAGTGTGCCAGCacaccaccctccctccccattgTGTCAGCCACAGAAGCTTTTACAGTTAGGAGTGCTTACTGAATACCAGTTCCATGTGCACCGGGTACTGTGCCAGGATGAGTAGGGAGCCCCTATTCCTCAGAAAAGTTTCCCACCATGCAGGAAACCCCCATAACTTAGGAGCAGTCATACACCCAGCTGGGACCTTTTATTTCAAACTATGGCTTCACCTGCATCTGTCACCAGCAATTTTTAGTAAGTTCATCATTATAAGGATATTGAGGAAATAAAACTCTGCATATACAATATTCTTATCTTAAAGTAACAATACAAACAaagcataaatttttttttttttttttttttttgcaatacaCTCTGTGGTGACAGATTCTTTTATGTGTCAGGTTATCAAAGGTCAAACGTCTAAGCAATAACACTTCAGGTGATTTCTTACAGCTCTGTACTTCTCATCTCTTCCAAAGCAAAAGCATTGCTCAGAGCTGGCATGGAAAtgttcctctttcctttcattaCCTTTATATTGTTACTTGATGTCTTCAAAAAGTTTAAattcctctcactctctcccaagAGCGAAGAAATTAAGTATGCCcttcaaaagcaaaaatttatACTACCCAGAGAGTAAGGACAAAGGAGGGTAGCATAGCGTGTCAGTAATGGTAGGAATGGTCTGTACATTTTTTagcatttctcaaaagaaatctgaaatgttGTTGGTAAACAGAGCACATGGAGTGATGAGGTCCCACCTGCTCTGGCCGCAGGCCTGGGGGCACCCAGGCATACTCCTCCAGGGCACAGCCAGAGTCGTCGTCAGATGTGGAGCTCCTCTGGCACCCGAAGGCAAGCTTGCTCATTTTGGGCTCCATCTCCAAAGGCATAATATTGAAGTGAAAAGGCCGGTTTCTCAGTCACAGGACATCAAACAATGGCTGCTGTGGACAATatagggaaaaaacaaagaaattaaaacctgAAGGCACTACTCTTGCCCTCCAGGAACTTGTATGGAATGCTGTTTACACACAGCTGGGCCTGGTTTTCTAGTAACTAGTTACCCGTTTCTAGTCACCAAGTTACCAGTGTcgccaccccccaacccccaggcccACCAAAACTGCGCATCTAGAGTTACACAATTTGGAAGCAGCCCCCTTAACAACTTAGCATTTCAGAAGATGCTACCAAAACTAGCTTAGTTCCAGCTGCCTTTAACAAGCGCCTCTAACACGCTATTCGTTAGAAGGGTTCTCAAGAA
The genomic region above belongs to Prionailurus bengalensis isolate Pbe53 chromosome B4, Fcat_Pben_1.1_paternal_pri, whole genome shotgun sequence and contains:
- the PRICKLE1 gene encoding prickle-like protein 1, with protein sequence MPLEMEPKMSKLAFGCQRSSTSDDDSGCALEEYAWVPPGLRPEQIQLYFACLPEEKVPYVNSPGEKHRIKQLLYQLPPHDNEVRYCQSLSEEEKKELQVFSAQRKKEALGRGTIKLLSRAVMHAVCEQCGLKINGGEIAVFASRAGPGVCWHPSCFVCYTCNELLVDLIYFYQDGKIHCGRHHAELLKPRCSACDEIIFADECTEAEGRHWHMKHFCCLECETVLGGQRYIMKDGRPFCCGCFESLYAEYCETCGEHIGVDHAQMTYDGQHWHATEACFSCAQCKASLLGCPFLPKQGQIYCSKTCSLGEDVHASDSSDSAFQSARSRDSRRSVRMGKSSRSADQCRQSLLLSPALNYKFPGLSGNADDTLSRKLEDLSLARQGGFVNEEFWKGRVEHETPEDPEEWAEHEDYMTQLLLKFGDKSLFQQPPSELDIRASEHWISDNMVKNKTELKQNNQSLASKKYQSDMYWAQSQDGLGDSAYGSHPGPASSRRLQELDLDHGASGYNHDQTHWYEDSLECLSDLKPEQSVRDSMDSLALSNITGASVDGESKPRPSLYSLQNFEEMEAEDCEKMSNMGTLNSSMLHRSAESLKSLSSELCPEKIMPEEKPVVHLPVLRRSKSQSRPQQVKFSDDVIDNGNYDNIEIRQPPMSERTRRRVYHFEERGSRSHHHRRRRSRKSRSDNALNLVTERKYSPKDRLRLYTPDNYEKFIQNKSAREIQAYIQNADLYGQYAHATSDYALQNPGVPRFLGLYGEDDDSWCSSTSSSSDSEEEGYFLGQPIPQPRPQRYAYYTDDLSSPTSALPTPQFGQRTTKSKKKKGHKGKNCIIS